The following DNA comes from Microbacterium wangchenii.
ACCTCCAGGAGCCGCCGGGAGCCAGGGAAGGCCTCGGTGCGGAAGTCGGTGCGGATGCCGTAAGCGATCACGGGGATGTCATCCAGCACGGCCACCCGCAGCAGGTCGTCGATCTGCTCCGGGGTGAGGAACTGCGCCTCGTCCACGAGCAGGCACGCGATCGGACGGTCACCGGCTGCCGCGGCGAAGGCCGCGCGTGCGTCGTCGTGCGGCCCGATCAGGAAATCGACCGTGCGCGCCACGCCGAGCCGGCTCTCGATCCGCTCGGCACCCTTGGTGTCGATCACGGGCTTGGCCAGCAGCACCTGCTGACCGCGCTCCTCGTAGTTGTACGCCGCCTGCAGCAGCCCGGTGGACTTGCCGGAGTTCATCGCGCCGTAGCGGAAGTACAGCTTCGCCATGCGCGGTGCTACGCCGTGAGCGCCAGGACCTGCGCGGTCTCGCCGGTGATCTCGCGC
Coding sequences within:
- a CDS encoding thymidine kinase translates to MAKLYFRYGAMNSGKSTGLLQAAYNYEERGQQVLLAKPVIDTKGAERIESRLGVARTVDFLIGPHDDARAAFAAAAGDRPIACLLVDEAQFLTPEQIDDLLRVAVLDDIPVIAYGIRTDFRTEAFPGSRRLLEVAHSLEELKTICRCGRKAIFNARLVDGRFVFDGDQVAIDEGTTTGVVTYESMCAVCYLRESGGRLDGR